A stretch of Raphanus sativus cultivar WK10039 unplaced genomic scaffold, ASM80110v3 Scaffold2926, whole genome shotgun sequence DNA encodes these proteins:
- the LOC130506136 gene encoding universal stress protein PHOS34-like, producing the protein MATGEEKPLMVVGLDESEQSTYALEWTLDRFFAPYAPNFPFKLLIIHAKLNAVSAVGFAGPGIAEVVPHVDADLKHTAAKVVDKAKGICESKSVHDATMEVFEGDARNILCEAVDKHHASLLVVGNHGHGAIKRAVMGSVSDYCAHHAHCSVMIVKKPKIKV; encoded by the exons AAGCGAGCAGAGCACCTACGCTTTGGAGTGGACGCTTGATCGTTTCTTCGCTCCTTATGCTCCGAATTTTCCGTTCAAGCTCTTAATCATCCACGCCAAACTTAACGCCGTCTCTGCCGTTGGTTTCGCTGGTCCCGGAATTGCGGAGGTTGTGCCTCATGTTGATGCAGATTTGAAGCATACCGCTGCTAAGGTTGTCGACAAGGCCAAAGGAATCTGTGAGAGCAAATCG GTTCATGACGCGACTATGGAAGTTTTCGAAGGCGATGCGAGGAATATCCTGTGCGAGGCTGTGGATAAACACCATGCTTCTCTTCTTGTTGTGGGAAACCATGGTCATGGAGCTATCAAGAG GGCGGTTATGGGGAGCGTGAGCGACTACTGTGCTCACCATGCGCATTGCTCCGTGATGATCGTGAAGAAGCCTAAGATCAAGGTCTGA